The following is a genomic window from Numida meleagris isolate 19003 breed g44 Domestic line chromosome 25, NumMel1.0, whole genome shotgun sequence.
agctggggaaggaggcGACATCTGAGAGCCTGGGACACCCTACCCCATCCAGCCTCTATCACTGCTTTGTTCCATATTTAGCCCCCGACAACTGTCTCTAGTGCAGGAACTCccagctctgtttttttccctccctcctccgcTGCCTGCACTCCCCGAGAGCTTTTCGAAATTGCTCTTTTTCCCAGTGGCTCTAACTGACTGCCCCTATACCCAAGAAGATGgcagaaaagcaggaggagCCCAGCAACACCCAGAACGGCGAACCCGACAACgcagaggagggagagggaaaaaagaagaagaaggtgAAGCGGGAAGACCTGCCACCCTTCGAAATCGTGACAGGGTAAGGGGTTTAGCTATACAGTGGGTGCAGGAGGCTGAAATGGGGATCTTCAGAGGTTTCTGCCTCAGCTCTGGTGTTGGGTAATTAAAGGCAGTACCTTAAGTCAGTGCACTTCTCAGTATTCTTAAAGGGTTTAAGTATGGCTTTCATAACTGCAGGATTTTGTTAAGTTTCAACGTGTTTTGGAGTAGACAGATTCACCCcgggcaggcaggcagccaaatccatttgtttttatacaaGCAGGGCTGTTTCCATAGAATTCAGTGATCCCTTTGCACAGCGTGGAGTCCCGCTGAGTGCACCGGGATCGCTGCCCGATGGAAGGCACGGGCCCTTGACGAACACTGAGTATCGATTTCTTGGCGTAATCAATGGCTCTTGCCTGAAAGTTTCTCTATCcttgtattaggaaaaataccCCTGCTATGGCTGATTTGCTTTGTGTACCTAAGAGACAGACCTttcaagagagagaaaagtcCACATTTTCAAGGGCTCCACACTCACATCTGGAACCAAGCACTCAGAGAAGCCCTGTTCACGGAAGGGCACCAAAGCAATAGGTGGTTTTCAAGACTGCAAAGCAGCTCCTTTGTTGCAGGGAGCCTGGCCCTTGAAAGAGGAGATACAACAGGTCTGCTAGGAAGCTGAGCTTGTCAGACATCACTGACAACCACTAAAAAAAGTGTAATCTGCTCTACGTGTTTAAAAACGCTCGCTGCTCTAGTATAAAGATGCCCTATGTAGCTTTTCCCTCTGGTCTCTCCTGGAAGTCACCAAGGCAGTGTTCCCTGTGCATAAACCAAACCCGTGATTTCTTCCAGCTGCTAGAATGCAAACCTCAGGCCAGGCTGTAGAACCCCACTTGGAAGCTTGCTGCCTGGGATATGGTCACCAGTAAGAAAGATGCTGCAAACGGTATTTGGTTGGCACTTCTCAAAGCCATACACGAGGCTTCATCTCACACAGTTGGGTTACGTCCCTGCAAAggggtgaaaaaaaacaattttcttcttaaaaagcGTATATTCTGAAAATCATTTATTGGATTACCTCAGGTAAAGCTTTTGTAGGAATGAGTTAAAGTCTGTGGTGTGCTATCCGTGTACAGGAAGCTGGTAGCAgcccattttctttctgtacgCTGAGACCAAGCAAGACAAGAGTTGAAGTTTCTGAAGTGAAAGTACTCAGATATTTGGTGAGGGACCATAGAGCTgtcagtataaatatttatactgtgCTTATTATGATACTATTTGGAAACTGTTTATAGCTATCTGGAGAATTCCTGCATCGCTCATGACCTAGTATCCCTTGATTATTAGTTTATGACTGATATGCTGGCTATTAAAGGTGAGAATgaggaaatgaagcagaaatccCAGAGGACCCTGAAAGATGTACAGAAAAATCCAGCAATCTTTACTCTCATTTTGAAAAGGACTCTTGTCACTATGGGCTGTGCCTCAACCTGGTATGATCACTGTTTAGATTTTCtaattatttagaatttttcAGCCAATAAAGCCAGCTATGCGAATTATGAGAAAACAACTGCCACTGCGCTAGCACTTAAATTCAATTACACTGCCTACTATTCAAGCATTTCAGTTTTAGCCATTGGATTAGGGGCATCTTATGACACACAGCCAAGTTTTCAAGCTGAGGCTTATAGCTGAGCCTAGCATACACAAAACATGTTGGGAAACTAATCACTCTGTTTAAGAATATTAACTTCCCCCCACCTCACTTTTTGTCAGCATTTGGCTCAATACAGCCGTGGATAAACGTAAGCTcctgctgtgtatttttcatGACACTTAAGTGGATGTACTTATTTACACATTACCTAGAGCGTAAATGAGGTTTCTTCTAGCAGGAGGTGATAAACCCTTGGTTCCTGTTACAGCTGATCATTACAGACTTTCTATCATCAGTGAGCCCAGCACAAGTGTTTATTTGTGAATAGTTGTCAAAAAGCAGCAATAGGACGCTGTTCTGTACGCCCAAAAACTTAAGACCTCAAAACCCCTCCAGCTgcacccctgccatgggctgggtggAACCTTCCATACACATAAAGCTCACATGCAAGATCTAGACTTTATGCCTTTATTGGAGAGGGAAATGGCGAGACAGTGGCTTCTctatttgcaaaagaaaaaaaaaaaaaaagcaagcaagcagaaaagCTATCAGCCTAGTCACTGAAATAGCTGGTATTTGTGTATTTTAGTAAATTGTACAGTTACATGCAAGACAACACAAGTTTTGTATTTAGCACCTACAGCAGTACAGGGTCTGGTATAAGAAATATGAGAATGGAACTCACATCTCCTTGGTACATTTTGTTAGCATTCCACTTTCCtaacattagaaaaacaaaaaggataaAATAGGGATAATATTAACATTTGTACGTCACCTGCCATTCAATCATGGGAAAACAGACCTGCAAGAATTAGTAATTTACTGAGGAACAGACATAAAGCTAGACCTCGGTGTCCAAAGATACAGGCTCTGTTTTCATAGCGGATGACAAAGCTTTCTCAGGGATGTATTTTGATTAAATACTTCACAAGCAATTGATAGTCTACCCAAATGAACAACACAATTACGATACCTTGCTTCATCTTGGGTCATCTGCCAAGCATGCTGTAACtcaaaggagagagaaagcagcagacagCATCCAAGCACGCGTGCAATCCTACGGCACACGTGGCTGCTCTTCCCTGTTCTTTCACCGCTGCACCTCTTGCTGTAGGACTTCCCAGTTACTCGGGGAACCACAGACACCTTGCCCAAGTCCCGGCTGCTGGGAAGAGTCACAGCAAGGACACAGCTGAGCCTCCTCAGAACTGGTGTTTACAATTCACACTTGTGCTGAAGTGTCCTCCCTCCTCTAGTTGACATGGGATTAAGGAGATTCTTGCTAACTAGCAAACACAGTCTACTGGTTGCCTCCGTATCCACGATCAGCAAATTTTCCAAGCTCTCAGCCAATTACTTAGGCTTGGAAAAAGCCCTTAGCTTTGTTTACATTCTTTATTGGAAACCTATTCTTTAAGCCGATGCATATTCCATGCTGCTAGAAGGACAGATTGGGGTGAACATCCCAGATAATCTCAGATGGATGCCAGGATGATAAGCACAAAGATCTGTCTAGAAGGTCTGTTTAAACACGCGGTGATTCAACGCATCCTGGAACAGATCACTGCTGTTTAAACTGGTCATCAAAACATACACGCTTAATTTTCATCTCTGATGTCACCACTTTGCAGCCAAGAGAGTTAAATCAGGAATTAACTAACACCTTGTGACTCTGAAGGGACACATTCAAATACGTGATGTTAACTTAAAACAACTTCTTGTACCCACAGAAACCTGTCTTTGAAATAAGGCAACCAGTGGCTTGTTGCACTCAGCACAGCTGGACTTTCAAAGAAATCCTTAATTAAAGAATCATTAAATCATTATCTGAAGAGTCGTTCTATTGTTAGGATAGAAAGCAGGAAAAGTGCCGTTCTCAGAAGGATGTAAACTTTTCTTAGCTCAAAGAACAAGACAAATGGAGTTTGGGGAATAAGAGATACTCTGCTGAAATAGCCTGATAATGCTGTTCAATGACATCAGAGGAGGTCTtgcaacacaaagaaaatgagactaGCTCTGACAGGTAACGTTAACTTCTATTTCTTAGCATTTTCCCTCTGTTCCCTTAATTTAGGGGATTTACAGTAGTTTTTCTGGGTAGTTTAGAACTTGTGCACACCGGTGCAAGCTCTCAGCACAAACCAAAGAACCACAGACCAAATCACACCAGAGCAGCATGATTTGTTTGCTCAgtaaccaaaacaaaaccctgtATCCACACTACTGCTGATCATCCCTCATGAACACACCGCCAGCAAATGCAATGCCAGTGTAGAAGGCCCCCAGACAGGCTTTTCTATTAAGTCCCAGCTTGCGTAGATCTCACCTAAACAGGAGTGAATAACATAAGCATTTAATAATATAGTTtagaaagcagctgaaaatctgCTCCTAGTAAAATGTCTGAAGCCAGACTTGTACTCTAAACCTGCATTGTTATAAATCAAGGATATGTGAAAAGAATTAGGGTATTTTTTTTGACTGACAGCAACAGCAGACATTCCCAGTGTAGCTGCTGTCCTATGCACATTGTTTCGACTCGTGCATCTTGTTGCATTTTTGAAGAATAACGATCTTCCTCTCTCGGCACAAAGCACAACCGTGCCAATCTAACCGTATCAACTCTTGCACTATTTGGCTCGTGCAGCACATTGCTATTCCAAGAGAAGTCATTCATCTGTAAAATCATGCTGTTGGGAAACCTAAAGCAGAAGTGTGAGCTGTAACTCCAGGCCTTTTACCGCAAATGTGCATTGCAGGCCCAAGCAGACCCTACATACCGCTGTAGTATCATCAAACATTCAGCAGAGAGAGTACGTTTTTTTATGTTTCCACTTTCTCAAAAGCCAAAAATGACACAGGACTTTGGCAGCAAGGAAACCTCTGGCTGTGTGAAGACAAGTGTGGAATATGGGCATACCAATGAGAAGTTTCTGGAATTTTCTAAGTGGAATTAAACACTgatggaaaaatgtatttaaacatttaGGGTAACGTGGCTAATTCTTGATTACTGCTATAGTTTACTCTGAGTTTGTATTTAGACAGCACACCATTTCCCATCCTGTTCTGTGCAGAAGTCCATCTGCCTACAGCCCATAGTGCAGTGCTTGCAGTCAGGTATTACTGGCAGACTCCCTGTTTGCTacactgctctttctgctgaGACTTTCCCATTCCAATCCGATAAGCAGAGTATCATGCTATTTTGGGCATTTCATGCAGTCCTACCCTCACTCTTTAGGAGTGCAGCCTTTTCCACTACAGTCTATAGGAAGACACCTGCtgattatatatataacaaattCAAGCCCTTCATGGAACAGTCCTTATTCCTGGCTTGCAACCACCCCACATTCTCAGCGTGCCCCAAGCCAGGATTTCCCACTAGTAACCTGACAGTGCATTCACCCTCTACATTACCAAGTGAGCACAGCATATTGATTTTGAGCCCATTCACTCTTTTCCATGACATTCACTTCTACCGTCTCTGGAGACATCTTGTGCCATGTTGCATCACAAATTCTTTCCTCTCAGCAGAACAACACTTTGtcacctgctcctgcagcctcatTGCTCTCCCCATTTAATATTTCTAGGAGTTTGAGAAGCTGTCCTGACCTTTGCTCATTGTACCCCCTGGAGAGGTCTGACATTATAACGTAACTGTAGACAAGACAGAGATGAATAAGACACTTACTGTTTTACAAAGATTAATTATAGCTTCAGAGGGAATAGCAAGGTTATAGGTCCACCTGAAGCTCAGATGAGAGGAGTACGACGTGCTGGAAGATTGCTAGCATCTAAGAAACAAAACgttgtgctgcttttcattaTTTCGCTTTGGCTGCTCTGTGCGGTCATCACTCCCATCCTTCGTAGTACTTAGCAGGTCACAGGGCATGCTGTCAGCAGTATCTTTCACATTTCCAACATTCTTCAACTACTAGTTCTTGTACTAACACATTCCAGTTAGATGCTACAGGGAGCAACCAGGAAAACCTGGTACTCCCATATATCAAAATTAAGTGAAAAAGATTAAGTGTTGAAAATGAGTCTGGAAGCCTCACCATGCAGTAATTGATCATCCAATAatgtttaatgcatttttatcctttcttgGCAAGAATCTCCTTTTAATACATGGCAAAAGAGGATCATGGTAGACGTGCAACTGGTCCAAGATCACACAGGAACTAAGCCAATGCTATAGCCCTTTATTATCTGCTTTCTGAGatgcttctttcctctctgctttccacaGGGAACGCCTTCCAGCCATATTTTTCAAGTTCCAGTTCAGGAACGTGGAATACAGCTCAGGCAGGAACAAAACCTTCCTGTGTTACGTTGTAGAGACCCAAGGCAAAGAGTCGACAACTTCCCGGGGTTACCTGGAAGATGAGCACGCAGCCTCCCATGCAGAAATTGGTTTCTTTAACACAATTTTGCCAAAGTGTGAATCAAGCCTCCGCTACAACATCACCTGGTACGTTTCCTCCAGTCCCTGTGTGACCTGCGCCGATCGGATAAGCGAGACCCTAAGGAAGAACAAGAACCTGCGCCTGACAATCATGGTAGGACGCCTCTTCATGTGGGAAGAGCCAGAAATGCAGGCTGccctgaaaaaaatgaagtctgcTGGCTGCAAGCTGAGGATTATGAAGCCTCAAGACTTTGAGTACGTCTGGCAGAACTTTGTGGAAcaggaagaaggagaggaagcaaaGGCTTTCGTGCCATGGGAGGACATTCAAGAGAACTTCCGGTACTACGAGGAAAAGTTGGCTGAGATTCTGCAGTGAAGCTCACGTGAGTGAGGACTTCTATTTTGCTCACCTGGCTCCCTGCATTAGTATTagacttctctttttcttcaggttgTTAAAGGCATTACATGcaatcattttcatttactgctACTCCCTACGTACCCAGCTGCACCTGCCAGTACCTGAATATTATCCTAGACAGTAACTTCCCCCTTCAAAGGTAGTAATGATACAGTTGGCTCCTTCACAGCAGATCCTGAAGGGATTTAGAGATATTTCTTTCCTCACAGTGAACAcctcccaggaaaaaaaaagaattaaaaggtAGGGTCACAAGATGCAACAAGAATACCTCATTGTTCCCTGCATGTATGATACAACACATGTGAAGGAACCAAAGAACATACTGAAAATGGGATTTCCCTACCActcccaaaacaaaaaacaaaacaccaccacacTGATTTCTAAGAGAACTCAGTTATGTCTGCATGACTCCACTTTAAGGGGTACTGAAGAGTCACCCACTTaagcagcaaaacacaaaagcatttcaagCTTCTAACAcattcctctcccttccctccaggCCCATCTCAGGAAAGATCTGTGAAGAGACCCGACAGACTTGGACATGTGGGACACGCCTGCTTTCCAAAGCTTTGAATCCAGCAGATGCTGTGCCAGCTCCCGGAAGATTAGGCCCTGACAGACTACAAATATGTGTACAACAGATCTTTAGTGTTTGGGATTTTAtggtatattttttttgttgttcttctccACTCACCCCACTCCCCCTGAAACAAACCTATGTTGCCACTGCTGACAGGAAAAGGCAACATGCTGTGTGGTTAAAGCCTTGAATGAAATGGATTGCGgtggagctacaggaaagagcGTAGGCCTCACATACCAGGATTACTTTGAGATAAAAGACTGCAAACAAAGCTGCTGTTTGATAAACTTATTTATCAAAGTATGCTTcatacatattaaaaagaagataaagttCTATTCCTTTGTCCTCCTCAATAATAGCAATTGCAATTTAAATTACAGTTAACTTTTTAATTCTACAGTTATGATGGAGCCCTAAATACTTGATTTGAAATGCATCAGATacctttttccccttgttcAGTATGTCTGTGATATAAATCTGGgctaagcaaataaaataaaattgaagccCACTGAAAAAGAGTAAAGTAGTGTTCTCTCTTCTCTATTTCAAAGAGGTCCTAAAATTAATCTGACAGGTGAGACATCCTGGGAGAGCCaagcatgaaatatttcatatatgGAACACAGCATGACCAGAAGGGAGAGTGACCAGATAACAGAGAGTTTCAAGAGAATGCACAATTACAGACAtgcacagagagagaaaatatggGATTATATTTCCTATGTAAAACAAGGCACAGAACAGAAGTTACAGAGAAGCTCACCAACTAAGAAACCGAGTCAGAAAGGGTTCCTTCTTCCAACTACTTCTGGATGTTGATTGCTACATTGTCACAAGCTTGAAAGGTGCtaaacatgcacacacatgcaaaaaaatctGGAATTAACTTccaaagctaaaaaaaaataaaaccccaagCTGCAATAAGAACACCTTTGAGGAGACACTGTGGCTTCTGtggctttcatttctttgccactagatttaaaaaacaaatataagcCCAAGGGCTAAATCAACGAATGGTCCTGATGTTCACTCTCGATTAGCTCAATACTCCAAATTCCTTTGTCTCACtcaagtttatttttcacagctgtGTATTTAGCTACAGCAATTATCCACCAAAACCAAGAAGCATAGGATAGTCaaacaggggaagaaaaaaatatgaagttctTAAAGACAAACAGAATTTGTAGATCTccatcagcaaagaaaacatacaaTACAGATTCACCCATAAAGCTCAGGACAGGAAAGGTTCCACACATTTAATAAGTAGTGAAGAATAAGCAGAAACCGTATTTTACACTAACAACTTCTCAACTGTCCCACCTACTAGGTTTATTCAACACTTCTGGCATTTCAGTGGGCATTCAGTGTGATAGAAGTAAAAAGATCTGGTATTACAGGACAGTGGGTAAAATcaaacataaatgaaatactCTAAGTATATGTTGGTTATTCAGAACTGGAACCAACCTTCCCAAAATCAAGCATTTAGCAATGGCCTAATAAACTGTCACTGATTTTTACATTTGGTGATATCAAACAACATATCAGCTGAACTACAAatgcagtaaaacaaaacaataaacacacaaaaaaatcttagCTTCCATAGTATTTTTTACAGCACATCAGTCAGTCATATGTGAGGATTCTCAGAAAACTGAGGACTGCATATTATATCAATCACATCATACTAAACACACCCACTAGGTGTCTTTACAAGTCTCCAGCATTCCCTTTCAAAACTCTGCTTTCCTCCTATTGTCTACAGCCACAATACAGACAGACATCAGTATGCTGTTTGCAAGGACTGTGCTCTGATCTGACAGTAGAGTACTGAAGAACTACTTACTGCATGCTGACAGCACAACTCTTCTTGCgtgcaatttcattttaaaaaagtgcTTGTGTccaaaagatacaaaaaaaataatttttaatccTGCACAGAATGAGTATGCTATATATGAACATCGCaaatcctgaaaaataaaaatagggaGAGCTCCACAGGTCATAATTATGAACCAGAACAACAAATATGTAAGCATCAGACAGTTCCAATTTCACTGCACAGGAACTGCCAGCTTTAGGAAGCTCCAGTGCAGGTAGGTGCTCTGTGGAGGACCAGTGACATCTGGTGGCTTCCTGGGACAGACTGGGAACTCCCTGAGAGATACAAAATCCCTGCTTTCAACACAGGTTCCCTGAACACTACATCCCAAATCAGCTACTCTGAgacttttgctctttttattttcttttaaagccaCGGCCACCACCAACACACGAGTGAGCTATGCTCAGAAGAATGTGCTCAGCATGCAGTTTTCTCCCTCATCAGTTAAGaagttgccactgctgaaagcTAGGGAAACAGGACTCTTTTGCTCAGAGAGTATAAACAGTGATCTTTATATCTGTGTCTTCAAACACTTCCCCAAGTATAGCTGAAACTTTATCCCAATCCAGGCGGTCAAGTCCACACCcaattctggaaaataaaacatcaaaataacTATAATGAGCTCTTTTGGAGCATGTTATGAACAACTAGCCCTTCAGGTGGCTACAGTTTAACATGGCACTAACTCAACTCACTGTAAGTCAATATAATACAgttaaaatatggaaataacCAAACCTGAATAAACTTCTATCACTTAAACCCACAGGGAAATACAAGCTTCCTTTACACAATGGATCAGAAGAGTTATAGTCAAGATGATATTGAACTCTCAGAGTAGGAGATCACCTCTCAAAAACATCCTCCTACCCAAGAAACAATGAATTATTTACACAGAGCTAACTAATTTTCTTACTTGGGCATGGAAATGTCAGTAACTCCATTGTTTAGACAGTGAGTTTTCATGGCTTCTAAACTCTTTCGCATGTCCTCATACGTTGGTTTGTGAGAAACTTTCTTCTTCGTAATCTAAGTAAAAAATCAGTTGTATCCTTGTCATTACCACTGCAAActccaaccccccccccccccccaacacacTCCACTACACCCAGAGTCTGTACACAAAGACTCGCTACGGCAAAAAGACTTGGAAAAAGAACTGTGTGTCATTGCTTGAAATAGTATAATTTGGCAGCTAG
Proteins encoded in this region:
- the APOBEC2 gene encoding C->U-editing enzyme APOBEC-2, with the protein product MAEKQEEPSNTQNGEPDNAEEGEGKKKKKVKREDLPPFEIVTGERLPAIFFKFQFRNVEYSSGRNKTFLCYVVETQGKESTTSRGYLEDEHAASHAEIGFFNTILPKCESSLRYNITWYVSSSPCVTCADRISETLRKNKNLRLTIMVGRLFMWEEPEMQAALKKMKSAGCKLRIMKPQDFEYVWQNFVEQEEGEEAKAFVPWEDIQENFRYYEEKLAEILQ